Proteins from a genomic interval of Onychostoma macrolepis isolate SWU-2019 chromosome 17, ASM1243209v1, whole genome shotgun sequence:
- the sdsl gene encoding serine dehydratase-like isoform X1 yields MDFELPGNTPLRESYNTATQKKILRKMSKQNGFHVITPLLESTGMSKRIGTTVYLKMESSQPTGSFKIRGIGYMCQNVANSNKSKGVICSSGGNAGMATAYAARKLSLPATIVLPSSTPQLVAQKLKDQGATVKVVGKVWDDANAEALRLAESEGLTVIHPFNHPLVWKGHSSIVHELKASLPSRPGAIVVSVGGGGLFCGIMEGLDEVGWGDVPVLCMETVGADCLNVAQKARNLVTLPDITSEATCLGAKTACQQAFEYSKRPNVISEVVTDLQALEAVELFLDDERVLVELACGASLAAVYSGVIQRLQEEGRLPKPLDSLVMIVCGGGSVNLAQLQHLQAVIRK; encoded by the exons atGGACTTTGAGCTTCCAGGCAATACTCCTTTAAGAGAGTCATATAACACTGCAACGCAAAAG aaaattttgagaaaaatgtcaaagcaAAATGGATTTCATGTCATCACCCCACTTCTCGAGAGCACGGGCATGTCTAAGCGGATCGGGACCACCGTGTATCTGAAGATGGAGAGCTCACAACCCACCGGTTCCTTCAAAATCCGTGGAATAGGATACATGTGTCAAAAT GTTGCAAATTCAAACAAGTCAAAAGGTGTCATTTGTTCTTCAG GTGGTAATGCTGGTATGGCCACAGCATATGCAGCAAGAAAACTCAGCCTGCCAGCCACCATTGTTTTACCCTCGTCGACTCCCCAACTGGTAGCTCAGAAACTTAAGGACCAGGGTGCTACGGTCAAAGTTGTGGGCAAG GTATGGGATGATGCAAATGCTGAGGCCCTACGTTTGGCTGAAAGTGAAGGTCTTACTGTAATACACCCATTCAACCATCCTCTAGTCTG GAAAGGTCATTCCAGTATTGTGCATGAACTCAAGGCCTCATTGCCATCCAGACCTGGAGCTATAGTGGTGTCCGTAGGAGGTGGAGGTCTGTTTTGTGGCATAATGGAAGGTCTGGATGAGGTGGGCTGGGGAGATGTGCCTGTCCTGTGTATGGAGACCGTGGGTGCCGACTGTCTCAATGTTGCTCAGAAAGCCAGAAATCTGGTTACACTGCCTGACATTACAAG TGAAGCAACGTGTTtgggggcaaaaacagcatGCCAGCAAGCTTTTGAGTACAGCAAACGGCCCAATGTCATTTCAGAGGTGGTGACAGATCTACAGGCCCTGGAGGCAGTGGAACTGTTCCTGG ATGATGAGCGTGTGTTGGTGGAGTTGGCCTGCGGAGCGTCATTGGCTGCAGTGTACAGCGGTGTCATCCAGAGGCTACAGGAAGAGGGACGCCTTCCTAAACCACTCGACTCACTGGTAATGATCGTGTGTGGGGGTGGCAGCGTGAACCTGGCTCAACTGCAGCATCTACAGGCAGTCATACGGAAATGA
- the sdsl gene encoding serine dehydratase-like isoform X2, with protein MSKQNGFHVITPLLESTGMSKRIGTTVYLKMESSQPTGSFKIRGIGYMCQNVANSNKSKGVICSSGGNAGMATAYAARKLSLPATIVLPSSTPQLVAQKLKDQGATVKVVGKVWDDANAEALRLAESEGLTVIHPFNHPLVWKGHSSIVHELKASLPSRPGAIVVSVGGGGLFCGIMEGLDEVGWGDVPVLCMETVGADCLNVAQKARNLVTLPDITSEATCLGAKTACQQAFEYSKRPNVISEVVTDLQALEAVELFLDDERVLVELACGASLAAVYSGVIQRLQEEGRLPKPLDSLVMIVCGGGSVNLAQLQHLQAVIRK; from the exons atgtcaaagcaAAATGGATTTCATGTCATCACCCCACTTCTCGAGAGCACGGGCATGTCTAAGCGGATCGGGACCACCGTGTATCTGAAGATGGAGAGCTCACAACCCACCGGTTCCTTCAAAATCCGTGGAATAGGATACATGTGTCAAAAT GTTGCAAATTCAAACAAGTCAAAAGGTGTCATTTGTTCTTCAG GTGGTAATGCTGGTATGGCCACAGCATATGCAGCAAGAAAACTCAGCCTGCCAGCCACCATTGTTTTACCCTCGTCGACTCCCCAACTGGTAGCTCAGAAACTTAAGGACCAGGGTGCTACGGTCAAAGTTGTGGGCAAG GTATGGGATGATGCAAATGCTGAGGCCCTACGTTTGGCTGAAAGTGAAGGTCTTACTGTAATACACCCATTCAACCATCCTCTAGTCTG GAAAGGTCATTCCAGTATTGTGCATGAACTCAAGGCCTCATTGCCATCCAGACCTGGAGCTATAGTGGTGTCCGTAGGAGGTGGAGGTCTGTTTTGTGGCATAATGGAAGGTCTGGATGAGGTGGGCTGGGGAGATGTGCCTGTCCTGTGTATGGAGACCGTGGGTGCCGACTGTCTCAATGTTGCTCAGAAAGCCAGAAATCTGGTTACACTGCCTGACATTACAAG TGAAGCAACGTGTTtgggggcaaaaacagcatGCCAGCAAGCTTTTGAGTACAGCAAACGGCCCAATGTCATTTCAGAGGTGGTGACAGATCTACAGGCCCTGGAGGCAGTGGAACTGTTCCTGG ATGATGAGCGTGTGTTGGTGGAGTTGGCCTGCGGAGCGTCATTGGCTGCAGTGTACAGCGGTGTCATCCAGAGGCTACAGGAAGAGGGACGCCTTCCTAAACCACTCGACTCACTGGTAATGATCGTGTGTGGGGGTGGCAGCGTGAACCTGGCTCAACTGCAGCATCTACAGGCAGTCATACGGAAATGA
- the ppp1r13ba gene encoding protein phosphatase 1, regulatory subunit 13Ba isoform X6 produces MEWNHVETVQEFTAEGQCSKIKVRSCRITWDSHQVGNPRVELTLSELQEMAMRQQQQIETQQQMLIAKEQRLRYLKQQDPHQGQSVSESEKLQRLRERVESQEAKLKKVRAMRGQVDYSKLINGNLSAEIEHVSSLFQEKQGELQSAMLKVDQLTQQLDDLRRGRLNGLQPLGGPVTSNAALELRKLYQELQIRNKLNQEQNSKLQQHKDMLNKRNMEVTMMDKRIGDLRERLYKKKAELGRISGPPSPQPTPGSSGRVAAVCPYIQVPVPGRQEGGYSLPPDPLKPHSLSTSATVNHARCKSEEERVRMPAGPWKVSDLDIIVDPLVPSSEPREGPEAPTDSDCTSTNDAIWPSFSNNRVPLKPPDWKDTSQDHTSKMGTSDKEAPKLLGTVTALSKQPPPIYGTYPSAGHHSTVCATSSLPRSAPGTLGWQRAPPASGSSSQQIQQRITVPPSPTPHSGSALFPQGERTEPPLAVAVRPFIPDRGSRPQSPRKGPATMNSSSIYNMYLQQPTAKNYSSSSRAAVKAVYGKPVLPGSTSPSPVPLYQHYSTDEVDREAAQESTPLPPPSVENIPRPLSPTKLTPVAHSPLRYQSDIDLEVLRRKLANAPRPLKKRSSITEPEGPSGPNIQKLLYQRFNTLAGGIESGVGGTPFYQPDSPLNYMATTLGDVDTANGNLMESSILAEPSAEPEIPIPPPTSSVSPTADDNENQLTHLSSDSGGAQSADASDHSHKDNEDNHNNNHTNVTDTQPSPVPEPHCPAEQDTTAHPGTSPGLSTLKRTNLKKPGSERTGHGLRVKFNPLALLLDASLEGEFDLVQRIIYEVENPSTPNDEGITPLHNAVCAGHHHIVKFLLDFGVNVNAADSDGWTPLHCAASCNNVHLCKLLVESGAAIFATTISDVETAADKCEEMEEGYVQCSQFLYGVQEKLGVMNKGTVYALWDYEAQSADELSFHEGDALTIMSRRDDSETEWWWARLNDKEGYVPRNLLGLYPRIKPRQRSLA; encoded by the exons GAGCAACGATTGCGGTATTTGAAGCAGCAGGACCCACATCAGGGCCAGTCCGTGTCTGAGAGTGAGAAGCTCCAGAGGTTGAGGGAAAGAGTGGAAAGTCAAGAAGCCAAACTCAAGAAGGTCCGTGCCATGAGGGGGCAAGTGGACTACAGCAAACTCATCAATGGCAACCTGT CTGCAGAAATTGAGCATGTTAGCAGCCTGTTCCAGGAAAAGCAGGGAGAGCTGCAGTCAGCCATGCTAAAGGTGGACCAGCTCACGCAGCAGCTAGACGATCTGCGACGGGGGCGTCTCAATGGACTACAGCCTCTGGGGGGACCGGTGACCAGCAATGCTGCACTAGAACTACGCAAACTCTACCAGGAACTGCAG ATCCGGAACAAGCTAAATCAGGAACAGAACAGCAAGCTACAGCAACACAAGGATATGCTTAACAAGCGTAACATGGAGGTGACCATGATGGACAAGCGTATTGGGGACCTCAGAGAGCGTCTCTACAAGAAAAAAGCAGAG CTTGGCCGAATAAGTGGTCCTCCCTCTCCTCAGCCCACCCCAGGCAGTTCCGGGCGAGTGGCAGCAGTCTGTCCCTACATCCAGGTCCCGGTGCCCGGGCGACAGGAAGGAGGCTACAGTTTACCACCTGATCCTCTGAAGCCACATTCTCTCTCCACCTCTGCTACAGTCAACCATGCTCGCTGCAAGTCAG AGGAAGAGAGGGTGAGGATGCCTGCAGGCCCATGGAAGGTCTCAGACTTAGACATCATAGTGGACCCTCTGGTGCCATCCTCAGAGCCTAGAGAGGGGCCAGAGGCCCCCACAGACTCCGACTGTACTTCTA CTAATGATGCAATCTGGCCCTCCTTCAGCAATAATAGGGTTCCTCTAAAACCTCCAGACTGGAAGGACACAAGTCAAGATCATACCAGCAAGATGGGTACCTCAGACAAG GAAGCCCCTAAGCTGTTAGGGACAGTAACAGCATTGTCTAAGCAGCCTCCACCCATCTATGGAACCTATCCCAGTGCAGGCCATCACTCCACAGTCTGTGCCACCAGCTCTTTGCCTCGCTCTGCTCCTGGCACCTTAGGCTGGCAGAGAGCACCCCCTGCCTCTGGTTCCTCTTCACAGCAGATCCAACAGCGGATAACAGTGCCTCCCAGTCCTACACCACACTCCGGGTCAGCCCTGTTCCCTCAGGGTGAGAGGACAGAGCCTCCTCTTGCTGTGGCAGTACGTCCCTTTATTCCGGACAGGGGGTCCCGGCCCCAGTCTCCAAGGAAGGGCCCTGCCACTATGAACTCCAGCTCAATCTATAATATGTACCTGCAGCAGCCTACAGCCAAAAACTActccagcagcagcagagcTGCAGTTAAAGCAG TATATGGAAAACCAGTCCTACCAGGCTCCACCTCTCCTTCTCCAGTTCCACTCTACCAGCACTACTCCACAGATGAGGTCGACAGAGAGGCAGCCCAAGAAAGCACTCCCTTACCTCCACCCAGTGTGGAGAACATCCCTCGCCCTCTCAGTCCTACTAAACTGACCCCTGTGGCCCACTCCCCTCTCCGTTACCAAAGTGACATCGATCTGGAGGTGCTGAGAAGGAAATTAGCCAATGCTCCCCGACCTTTAAAGAAGCGAAGCTCCATCACAGAACCAGAAGGTCCCAGTGGACCTAACATCCAGAAGCTCCTGTATCAGCGATTCAACACCCTTGCAGGAGGAATTGAGAGTGGAGTGGGTGGTACACCCTTCTACCAGCCTGACAGTCCTCTGAACTACATGGCCACAACCCTGGGCGATGTGGACACTGCCAATGGGAACCTGATGGAATCAAGCATCTTAGCTGAACCTTCAGCAGAGCCAGAAATCCCAATCCCTCCTCCCACCTCTTCTGTGTCACCAACAGCTGATGATAATGAGAACCAGCTGACACATCTATCTAGTGACTCAGGGGGTGCCCAGTCTGCTGATGCCTCAGACCATTCTCATAAGGACAATGAGGACAATCATAACAACAACCACACAAATGTTACAGACACACAACCTAGCCCAGTACCAGAACCTCATTGCCCTGCAGAGCAGGACACCACAGCACACCCAGGCACTTCTCCTGGTCTATCTACG CTCAAGCGCACCAACTTGAAGAAGCCTGGCTCTGAGAGGACAGGTCATGGCTTGAGGGTCAAGTTCAATCCTCTTGCACTGCTTTTGGATGCATCTTTGGAGGGCGAGTTTGATTTGGTCCAAAGGATTATTTATGAG GTGGAAAATCCTAGTACTCCAAATGATGAAGGTATCACGCCTCTCCATAATGCAGTATGTGCTGGTCATCACCATATTGTGAAATTCCTGCTGGACTTTGGGGTCAATGTCAACGCAGCAGATAGTGATGGATG GACGCCCCTGCACTGTGCAGCATCATGCAACAATGTTCATCTTTGCAAGCTGCTGGTGGAGTCTGGAGCTGCCATTTTTGCCACCACTATCAGTGACGTGGAGACTGCTGCAGACAAGTGCGAAGAGATGGAGGAGGGTTATGTCCAGTGCTCTCAGTTTTTATATG GTGTACAGGAGAAACTGGGTGTAATGAATAAAGGGACGGTATATGCCCTGTGGGACTATGAAGCTCAGAGTGCAGATGAGCTGTCCTTCCATGAGGGTGATGCTCTCACCATCATGAGCCGTAGGGATGACAGCGAGACAGAGTGGTGGTGGGCCAGACTTAATGACAAGGAAGGCTACGTACCACGCAATTTGTTAGGG CTGTACCCAAGGATCAAACCCAGGCAACGTTCCCTGGCATAG